Proteins encoded within one genomic window of Glycine soja cultivar W05 chromosome 1, ASM419377v2, whole genome shotgun sequence:
- the LOC114423073 gene encoding uncharacterized protein LOC114423073, giving the protein MLYLECDPIRKAVENEDDLDDVPVAGHEEDVGAGEQRDAGEQMDTGEQRDGGEQRDTNAGEQRDGSEERDTGGEERDVADSEEEKEVDSDETDAEWFINFSCMLNEVEAEVETDVYHSEELNIPISSDDEDEDVEVYPQYSQSSGVGEQKLELGMEFGTLDEFKSALREYSILMGREFKWKKNDKQRARAKCKKAFCDWEIYCAKNEVRNSFQIKTFKHNHNCCREVNNKQANRQWVVSKLEGKLRMQPTLKCVEALEYFKQEFGVHIEVTKMWRAMKEAKQLVEWNERKQYAKVFDYAHELLRSNPGSTVKINTVPSPKGPPQFQRLYICLAGCKKGFVAGCRPFIGLDGCFLKSAFGGNLLSAVGLDGNNHIYVIAYVVVDIENKDNWKWFLTLLHEDLGDYIQNGWNFMSDMQKGLIPALQEVMSGAPHRFVVLHLWKIFTKQWKSKELKGIVWQCAKSTTVAEFEGHMAHLKTINCQAWEYLNKWPKQAWTKAHFSTIPKVDNICNNTCEVFNSRILQYRCKPIITMLEEIRSYIMRTMAARKVKLSGKPGPLCPVQYKRLEKEFHFANQWTPIWCGDNMGLRYEVHMWGNKVEVNLGEWTCTCGVWQLTGMPCRHAIATITHKGGKPEDMCHEWLSIEAYNKTYQHFIEPVQGPQYWAQTQYTHPVPPHKRVQRGRPKKNRKRSVWPNQS; this is encoded by the exons ATGTTGTACTTGGAATGTGATCCAATTCGAAAAGCTGTTGAGAATGAAGATGATTTAGATGATGTACCTGTTGCTGGCCATGAGGAAG ATGTTGGTGCTGGAGAGCAGAGAGATGCTGGTGAGCAGATGGATACTGGTGAGCAAAGGGATGGTGGTGAGCAAAGGGATACTAATGCTGGTGAGCAAAGAGATGGTAGTGAGGAGAGAGATACTGGTGGTGAAGAGAGAGATGTTGCTGATAGTGAGGAGGAAAAGGAAGTTGACAGTGATGAGACAGATGCTGAGTGGTTTATAAATTTCTCTTGTATGTTAAATGAAGTTGAAGCTGAAGTTGAGACAGATGTTTATCATTCAGAGGAGCTTAATATCCCCATTAgtagtgatgatgaagatgaggatgttgaAGTTTATCCTCAATATAGTCAAAGTAGTGGAGTTGGTGAACAAAAGTTGGAATTAGGGATGGAGTTTGGTACTCTAGATGAATTTAAATCTGCCTTGAGGGAGTATAGCATATTGATGGGCAGGGAGTTCAAGTGGAAGAAGAATGATAAACAGAGGGCTAGAGCAAAATGCAAGAAGGCATTTTGTGATTGGGAAATCTACTGTGCAAAGAATGAAGTTAGAAACTCTTTTCAGATAAAGACATTTAAGCATAACCATAATTGCTGCAGAGAAGTGAACAACAAACAAGCAAATAGACAGTGGGTGGTCAGTAAACTTGAGGGCAAACTCAGAATGCAGCCAACCCTTAAATGTGTTGAAGCTTTGGAATATTTCAAGCAAGAGTTTGGAGTGCACATTGAAGTTACAAAGATGTGGAGAGCCATGAAAGAAGCAAAGCAATTAGTGGAATGGAATGAGAGGAAACAATATGCCAAAGTATttgattatgcacatgaattgtTGAGGAGCAATCCTGGATCAACAGTTAAGATCAACACAGTGCCAAGTCCAAAAGGTCCACCACAATTTCAGAGGCTATATATTTGTCTTGCTGGCTGTAAGAAGGGGTTTGTTGCTGGATGTAGACCATTCATAGGTCTAGATGGATGTTTCCTAAAGAGTGCATTTGGAGGAAACTTGCTCTCTGCTGTTGGGCTTGATGGCAATAACCACATCTATGTTATTGCTTATGTTGTTGTGGACATTGAGAACAAAGACAATTGGAAATGGTTTTTAACTTTGCTGCATGAAGATCTTGGGGATTACATACAGAATGGGTGGAATTTCATGTCAGACATGCAAAAG GGACTTATTCCAGCTTTACAGGAAGTCATGTCTGGTGCACCTCATAGATTTGTTGTCTTGCATCTTTGGAAAATTTTTACAAAGCAATGGAAAAGCAAGGAACTTAAAGGAATTGTGTGGCAATGTGCAAAATCCACTACTGTTGCTGAGTTTGAAGGCCATATGGCCCATTTGAAGACAATCAACTGCCAGGCTTGGGAGTATTTGAATAAATGGCCCAAACAAGCATGGACAAAAGCCCACTTCAGTACAATACCCAAGGTGGACAATATATGCAACAACACTTGTgaggtattcaattccagaattcTGCAGTATAGATGCAAGCCTATTATCACAATGCTTGAAGAAATTAGAAGTTATATCATGAGAACCATGGCTGCCCGCAAGGTTAAACTTTCTGGAAAACCTGGACCATTATGTCCAGTGCAGTATAAAAGactagaaaaagaatttcatTTTGCTAATCAATGGACTCCCATTTGGTGTGGTGATAACATGGGCCTGAGATATGAGGTCCACATGTGGGGGAATAAGGTTGAGGTCAATTTAGGTGAATGGACATGCACTTGTGGAGTATGGCAACTAACAG GGATGCCATGTCGACATGCCATTGCAACAATAACTCACAAAGGAGGGAAGCCTGAGGACATGTGTCATGAGTGGCTGTCAATAGAAGCTTATAATAAGACATACCAACATTTTATTGAACCAGTCCAAGGACCACAATATTGGGCCCAGACACAGTATACACACCCTGTTCCACCACATAAAAGGGTCCAAAGAGGAAGgccaaagaaaaatagaaagagaTCT GTGTGGCCAAACCAATCATAA